Below is a window of Enterococcus gilvus ATCC BAA-350 DNA.
CTAGATTTGATTTTTGGCGAGGTTATCCATAATGAGGATACGCCCTCATCGCATCCGCTATCCAATCCAGTAAAGGCCTGGAAAAATCGGTACCAATCAAAAAAAATAGTTACACGAGCATAGGAGAGACGTATGAAAAAATGGTTAATAGGATTGTTAGCAACAGGGATGTTGCTTTCTTTGACTGGCTGCAAGACAAATGAAACGAAAGAAGAACAAAAAGCAGAATCCATCACTACTTTTTCTCAAGCAGTAACTGAGGCTAAAGGAGAAACTGTCACTTTTTATGGCTTCGGTGGCGATGAAAAAGCAAACGCTTGGGTTGACGAGGTTGTAACTCCTGCAATGAAAGAAAAATACGACATTACAGTGAAGCGTATTCCGATGGACATTGACCAGATTTTGAATAAGTTGACCACTGAGAAAGAAGCAGGAGCCAAAGAAGGCGACATCGATGTAATGTGGATCAATGGTGAAAACTTTTATACAGCAAAACAAGCAAAGCTTCTTTATGGACCAATCACGGACAAAGTTGAAAGCTTTGAAAAATGGATGGATGTCGACGGACACAACTCAACGTATGATTTTGGTGTCAAAATTGATGGATACGAGGTTCCATATGGGAGTGCACAATTGGTTTTTGCAGGTGATAGCGAAAACTTCAAAGAAGGATTTCCTAAAAGTACAAAAGAATTACTTGATTATGCCAAGGCAAATCCAGGGAAACTTACTTATACAGCACCTCCGGAGTTTACAGGCAGCGCCTTTGTAAGAAATGTTATATGTGATATCGTCGGTTACGATAAGGTGGAAAATGCCAGTTCAGACAAAGACGCGCTTTATAAAGTTATCAAGCCTGGTTTGGATTATTTGAATCAGCTTAAACCCTATCTATGGCAAGAAGGAAAAACCTATCCAACGACGACCGCTGAATTGGATCAGATGTTTGCTGCTGGACAGGTCAATATGAGCTACAGCTATTCTCAGATGCATGTCGCAGA
It encodes the following:
- a CDS encoding ABC transporter substrate-binding protein, which codes for MKKWLIGLLATGMLLSLTGCKTNETKEEQKAESITTFSQAVTEAKGETVTFYGFGGDEKANAWVDEVVTPAMKEKYDITVKRIPMDIDQILNKLTTEKEAGAKEGDIDVMWINGENFYTAKQAKLLYGPITDKVESFEKWMDVDGHNSTYDFGVKIDGYEVPYGSAQLVFAGDSENFKEGFPKSTKELLDYAKANPGKLTYTAPPEFTGSAFVRNVICDIVGYDKVENASSDKDALYKVIKPGLDYLNQLKPYLWQEGKTYPTTTAELDQMFAAGQVNMSYSYSQMHVAEKRKENEFKPTTESFLFDKGTIANQSYLAIAETSKVKPAALVLINEMTSESAQLKKAEAEYGYSIPPFDSNKLSKETNQKLSDLYKNQGLLSLEEMQEKQIPEVQAEKIPLIETLWKEHVLHE